In Gammaproteobacteria bacterium, a genomic segment contains:
- the lptC gene encoding LPS export ABC transporter periplasmic protein LptC — protein sequence MSARFAAGFLLLVLAAAGTWWLLRQVAPPGVPPPAPPTHVPDYTFTDATVTELDTQGQPHTVLRSPRMLHHPDDDSIEVFAPRIRYFISGSPPWDVAADHALLPSGNQRVELAGHVQMQHPADNGGPALVVQTDKMNVNLNTNIATTADPVEITQGGSRMTGVGLEAWLDDNRLLLQSQVRGAYVHQP from the coding sequence GTGAGCGCGCGCTTCGCCGCGGGATTCCTGCTGCTGGTGCTGGCGGCCGCCGGCACCTGGTGGCTGCTGCGCCAGGTCGCGCCGCCCGGCGTGCCGCCGCCGGCTCCACCCACGCATGTGCCGGATTACACCTTCACCGACGCCACGGTCACGGAACTCGACACCCAGGGCCAGCCACACACTGTGTTGCGCTCGCCGCGCATGCTGCATCATCCCGACGACGACAGCATCGAAGTGTTTGCGCCGCGCATCCGCTATTTCATCAGCGGCAGTCCGCCCTGGGACGTGGCGGCGGACCACGCGCTGCTGCCCTCCGGCAACCAGCGCGTGGAACTTGCGGGTCACGTGCAAATGCAGCATCCGGCCGACAACGGCGGCCCCGCGCTGGTGGTGCAGACGGACAAAATGAACGTGAACCTCAACACCAACATCGCCACCACGGCCGACCCCGTGGAAATCACCCAGGGCGGAAGCCGCATGACCGGCGTAGGACTGGAAGCCTGGCTCGACGACAACCGCCTGTTGCTGCAGAGTCAGGTGCGGGGCGCATATGTACACCAGCCGTAA
- the lptB gene encoding LPS export ABC transporter ATP-binding protein, which translates to MSTLRAENLLKRYRRREVVRNVSLEVKRGEVVGLLGPNGAGKTTCFYMIVGLVPADGGRIFLDDSELTPLPVHARARLGLGYLPQEASVFRKLTVADNILAILETRPRLTRAQRQERLQQLLEELHIAHLRDALSLSLSGGERRRVEIARALAADPAFMLLDEPFAGVDPLSVLDIQRIVAHLKERNIGVLITDHNVRETLGICARAYIISSGEVIAAGPPQAILANQQVRSVYLGENFRL; encoded by the coding sequence ATGAGCACGCTGCGCGCCGAGAATCTGCTCAAGCGCTACCGCAGACGCGAGGTGGTGCGCAACGTGTCCCTGGAGGTCAAGCGCGGCGAAGTCGTGGGCCTGCTGGGCCCCAACGGCGCGGGCAAAACCACCTGCTTCTACATGATCGTGGGCCTGGTGCCGGCCGACGGCGGACGCATCTTCCTGGATGACTCCGAACTCACGCCCCTGCCCGTGCACGCGCGCGCGCGTCTGGGGCTGGGCTACCTGCCGCAGGAAGCCTCGGTATTCCGCAAGCTCACGGTGGCCGACAACATCCTCGCGATCCTGGAAACCCGCCCGCGCCTGACGCGTGCGCAACGCCAGGAGCGCCTGCAGCAATTGCTCGAAGAGTTGCACATCGCGCATCTGCGCGATGCACTGAGTTTGTCGCTGTCCGGCGGCGAACGCCGGCGGGTCGAGATCGCGCGCGCGCTGGCCGCGGATCCGGCCTTCATGCTGTTGGACGAGCCGTTCGCGGGCGTGGACCCGCTCTCGGTGCTCGACATCCAGCGCATCGTCGCGCACCTCAAGGAGCGTAACATCGGCGTGCTCATCACCGATCACAACGTGCGCGAAACCCTGGGGATCTGCGCCCGCGCCTATATCATCAGCAGCGGCGAGGTCATTGCCGCCGGCCCGCCGCAGGCCATCCTCGCCAACCAGCAGGTGCGCAGCGTGTACCTGGGCGAGAATTTTAGGCTATAA
- the kdsC gene encoding 3-deoxy-manno-octulosonate-8-phosphatase KdsC has product MPAVEERAARVQLAVFDVDGVFTDGRLYYGARGEQLKAFHVRDGHGIKLLLRHGLRVAVISGRRSPAVALRMRELGIRHLFQGRDDKLAVLQKLLQQFKLAWNQVACVGDDLVDLPLFESAGLAVAVADAQPEVRARAHHVTRTRGGEGAVREVCDLLLTARNRKA; this is encoded by the coding sequence ATGCCCGCGGTGGAAGAACGTGCGGCGCGCGTGCAACTTGCGGTGTTCGACGTGGACGGCGTGTTCACCGACGGGCGGCTGTATTACGGGGCCAGGGGCGAGCAATTAAAGGCTTTTCACGTGCGCGACGGTCACGGCATCAAACTGCTGCTGCGTCACGGTCTACGCGTAGCGGTGATCTCGGGGCGCCGCTCGCCCGCGGTGGCGCTGCGCATGCGGGAACTCGGAATCCGTCACCTGTTTCAGGGCCGCGATGACAAGCTGGCGGTACTGCAGAAACTCCTGCAACAATTCAAACTGGCCTGGAATCAGGTGGCCTGTGTCGGCGACGATCTTGTGGATTTGCCCTTGTTCGAATCCGCGGGTCTGGCGGTCGCGGTGGCCGATGCACAGCCCGAAGTACGCGCGCGCGCTCACCACGTGACCCGCACACGCGGCGGTGAAGGCGCGGTGCGCGAGGTTTGCGACTTGCTGCTCACCGCGCGGAACCGCAAAGCGTGA
- a CDS encoding cytochrome c1 — protein MKNIIVCALLLALLPLAVRAQDEGVKLQAANVDVSNTASLQRGAKFFVNYCMGCHSAQYVRYNRVGQDLGLSDPQLESYLMFGGGKATDTMVSAMPQADAIKWFGVAPPDLSLESRIRGDDWIYTYLKSFYLDPKSATGVNNTVFPHVAMPDVLWELQGTQRAVFTTVKNPDGSSYQVFDHFEQVTPGKMTPAEFDKAARDITSFLAYMGDPVKLTSLTLGLRVIGFLVVFFIIAYLLKREIWKKVH, from the coding sequence ATGAAGAACATCATCGTATGCGCACTGCTGTTGGCGCTGCTGCCGCTGGCGGTCCGCGCCCAGGACGAAGGCGTGAAGCTGCAGGCCGCCAACGTGGACGTGAGCAACACCGCGTCCTTGCAGCGCGGCGCGAAGTTCTTCGTGAACTACTGCATGGGTTGTCACTCGGCCCAATACGTGCGCTATAACCGCGTCGGCCAGGATCTGGGCCTCAGCGACCCGCAACTCGAAAGCTATCTGATGTTCGGCGGCGGCAAGGCCACCGATACCATGGTCAGCGCCATGCCGCAGGCGGATGCGATCAAGTGGTTTGGCGTGGCGCCGCCGGACCTGTCGCTGGAATCACGCATCCGCGGTGACGACTGGATTTACACTTACCTGAAATCCTTCTATCTGGATCCCAAGAGCGCGACCGGGGTCAACAACACGGTATTTCCACACGTCGCCATGCCGGACGTGCTGTGGGAGCTGCAGGGTACGCAACGCGCGGTATTCACCACGGTCAAGAACCCCGACGGCAGCAGCTATCAGGTGTTTGACCATTTCGAACAGGTCACGCCCGGCAAAATGACGCCGGCCGAGTTCGACAAGGCCGCCCGCGACATCACCAGTTTCCTTGCCTACATGGGCGATCCCGTCAAGCTCACCAGTCTCACGCTCGGCCTGCGGGTCATCGGATTCCTGGTGGTGTTTTTCATCATTGCGTATCTGCTCAAGCGCGAGATCTGGAAAAAAGTACATTGA
- a CDS encoding BolA/IbaG family iron-sulfur metabolism protein, whose protein sequence is MQGLPTAEVRVQSEDGTHFEALIIAEVFAGKRPLARHQMVYRALGERIGGEIHALSLRTLTPDEWQRQSAA, encoded by the coding sequence ATGCAGGGCCTGCCCACGGCGGAAGTGCGCGTCCAGAGCGAGGACGGCACGCACTTCGAAGCGCTCATTATCGCGGAAGTGTTCGCCGGCAAACGCCCGCTGGCGCGCCACCAGATGGTGTACCGAGCGTTGGGCGAACGCATTGGCGGGGAGATACACGCACTCAGTCTGCGTACCCTGACTCCGGACGAGTGGCAACGCCAATCCGCGGCGTGA
- a CDS encoding KpsF/GutQ family sugar-phosphate isomerase, which translates to MNRNDNASLLQHAIQVLQTEAAAVAALASRVDERFAAACRVLLECRGRAVVMGMGKSGHVASKIAATLASTGTPAFYVHPGEASHGDMGMITGGDVVLAVSNSGETAELLTLLPLIKRLGVKLLTLTGHPQSTLAKAADVNLDVSVAQEACPLNLAPTASTTAALAMGDALAVSLLEARGFTQEDFARSHPGGSLGRRLLLHVEDIMHTGSAVPAVAQDALLSAALMEMTHKGLGMTVIVDAKNHVAGIFTDGDLRRALDRELNVHRARIADVMTRNCTTVRGEVLAGEAIRIMNDKRITVLPVVDADNVLVGALHMHDLVRAGVV; encoded by the coding sequence ATGAACCGCAACGACAACGCCAGCCTGTTGCAGCATGCCATTCAGGTTCTGCAAACCGAAGCCGCGGCCGTGGCGGCACTCGCGTCGCGTGTAGATGAACGCTTTGCCGCGGCCTGCCGCGTGCTGCTCGAGTGCCGCGGCCGGGCCGTGGTCATGGGCATGGGCAAGTCCGGCCATGTGGCCAGCAAGATCGCCGCCACGCTCGCCTCCACCGGCACGCCGGCGTTCTACGTGCATCCCGGCGAAGCCAGTCACGGCGACATGGGCATGATCACCGGCGGGGACGTGGTGCTGGCCGTGTCCAATTCCGGCGAAACCGCCGAACTGCTTACCCTGTTGCCGCTCATCAAGCGCCTCGGCGTCAAGCTGCTCACCCTCACCGGCCACCCGCAGTCCACGCTCGCCAAAGCCGCGGATGTGAACCTGGACGTGAGCGTAGCGCAGGAAGCCTGCCCACTGAACCTCGCACCCACGGCCAGCACCACCGCGGCGTTAGCGATGGGCGACGCACTCGCCGTATCCTTGCTGGAGGCGCGCGGTTTCACCCAGGAGGATTTCGCGCGCTCGCATCCCGGCGGCTCACTCGGCCGGCGCCTGTTGCTGCACGTCGAGGACATCATGCACACCGGCAGCGCGGTGCCGGCGGTGGCGCAGGACGCGCTGTTGAGCGCGGCACTCATGGAAATGACGCACAAGGGCCTGGGCATGACGGTCATCGTGGATGCAAAAAACCACGTGGCCGGAATTTTCACCGACGGCGATCTGCGGCGTGCGCTGGACCGTGAACTCAACGTGCACCGCGCGCGCATTGCCGACGTCATGACGCGCAACTGCACTACGGTGCGTGGCGAGGTGCTCGCCGGAGAAGCCATTCGCATCATGAACGACAAGCGCATCACCGTGCTGCCGGTAGTGGACGCGGACAACGTGCTGGTCGGTGCGCTGCACATGCACGACCTGGTGCGTGCCGGCGTGGTGTGA
- the lptA gene encoding lipopolysaccharide transport periplasmic protein LptA, producing MYTSRNWRWLVAAGLLCLAVSALALKTDRNQPINIQADHGDFTNDSKANTGTGVYTGHVLITQGSIRITADKAVLHMRNGEIQTADITGAPASFRQQPDSGALVTGTAAEITYNQNSNEVDLSGNAELHQGERLLTADVIHYNTSTEHVIALGGKSSERVHITIPPRAATHTPPA from the coding sequence ATGTACACCAGCCGTAATTGGCGTTGGCTGGTGGCAGCCGGGCTGCTGTGCCTGGCCGTGTCGGCACTGGCGCTGAAAACCGACCGCAACCAGCCCATCAATATCCAGGCGGATCACGGCGATTTCACCAACGATTCCAAGGCCAATACCGGCACGGGCGTGTACACCGGGCATGTGCTCATCACCCAGGGCAGCATCCGCATCACCGCCGACAAGGCCGTGCTGCACATGCGCAATGGGGAAATCCAGACCGCCGACATCACCGGCGCGCCCGCGAGCTTCCGGCAGCAACCGGACAGCGGCGCACTGGTGACCGGCACCGCCGCGGAAATCACCTACAACCAGAACAGCAACGAAGTGGATCTGTCGGGCAATGCCGAGCTGCACCAGGGCGAGCGTCTGCTGACCGCCGACGTGATTCATTACAACACGAGTACCGAGCACGTCATCGCGCTGGGCGGCAAGAGCAGCGAGCGCGTGCACATCACCATCCCGCCCAGGGCGGCCACGCACACGCCGCCCGCATGA
- the petA gene encoding ubiquinol-cytochrome c reductase iron-sulfur subunit, producing the protein MSDEIDQSKRHFLTVATVVVGAIGVCVTAVPFVTSMNPSAKALALGGPTDIDYSKIEPGALIKAVWRNKPVWVVQRGQVALAELPKNDPLLRDPDSAEPQQPAYAKNGWRSIKPDLFVVVGICTHLGCSPLYVPQPGDPSVGPTWPGGFHCPCHGSLYDLAGRVFKNVPAPLNLPVPRHRYLNDKVVRIGEDPVDSHSTWTEPLVW; encoded by the coding sequence ATGAGCGACGAAATAGACCAGAGCAAACGCCATTTCCTCACCGTTGCGACCGTCGTGGTGGGTGCCATCGGGGTATGCGTCACCGCGGTGCCGTTTGTCACCTCCATGAACCCCAGCGCCAAAGCCTTGGCGCTTGGCGGACCTACCGACATTGACTACAGCAAGATCGAACCGGGCGCGCTCATCAAGGCCGTGTGGCGCAACAAGCCGGTGTGGGTGGTGCAGCGTGGGCAGGTGGCGCTGGCCGAGTTGCCCAAGAATGACCCGTTGCTGCGCGACCCCGATTCCGCAGAACCCCAGCAACCCGCGTATGCCAAGAATGGCTGGCGTTCCATCAAGCCCGACCTGTTCGTGGTGGTGGGCATTTGCACGCATCTGGGCTGTTCGCCGCTGTATGTGCCGCAGCCGGGTGATCCGAGCGTCGGTCCCACCTGGCCGGGCGGATTCCACTGTCCCTGCCACGGCTCGCTTTATGACTTGGCCGGGCGCGTGTTCAAGAACGTGCCGGCACCCCTGAATCTGCCGGTGCCGCGGCACCGTTACTTGAACGACAAGGTGGTCCGCATCGGCGAGGATCCGGTGGACTCGCATTCCACCTGGACCGAGCCGCTGGTGTGGTGA
- a CDS encoding cytochrome b N-terminal domain-containing protein, which produces MSSTWKKHVAEYYAPKNFNFWYFFGSIALLILVNQILTGIFLAMNYQPSATGAFASVEYIMRDVNWGWLLRYMHSVGASLFFVVVYLHMFRGVMYGSFKKPRELIWIFGVLIYVALMAEAFMGYLLPWGQMSYWGANVILSLFGAIPGIGNAIETWIKGDFGVSGITLNRFFALHVVAVPLVLLGLVLFHLIALHEVGSNNPDGVEIKKHKDPATGIPLDGIPFHPYYTMKDICGVIVFIAIFSAIIFFAPGMHGLFLEPSNFEPANPLKTPPDIHPLWYFGPYYAILRSIPNKDLGALALLVAIVILFFLPWLDRNPVKSIRYRGSLYRWVLVLFAVTFLVLGYIGMQLATLFWAEIGQRLSELYFLFFVAAWVYSRPRSRVFLISTFVVVMIIISLLDWMSWVPSIAHLKMWSWLIPFGYCVIFLLWPAVIPRLMQPKPVPERVRTKARHETHVGVAAE; this is translated from the coding sequence ATGTCGTCGACCTGGAAGAAACACGTCGCCGAGTATTACGCGCCCAAGAACTTCAACTTCTGGTATTTCTTCGGCTCGATTGCGCTCCTGATCCTCGTGAACCAGATCCTCACCGGGATCTTCCTGGCGATGAATTACCAGCCTTCCGCCACGGGAGCGTTTGCCTCGGTGGAATACATCATGCGCGATGTCAACTGGGGCTGGCTGCTGCGCTACATGCATTCGGTGGGCGCCTCGCTGTTCTTCGTGGTGGTGTACCTGCACATGTTCCGCGGCGTGATGTACGGCTCGTTCAAGAAGCCGCGCGAACTCATCTGGATTTTCGGGGTGCTCATCTACGTAGCGCTCATGGCGGAGGCTTTCATGGGCTACCTGCTGCCCTGGGGGCAGATGTCCTACTGGGGCGCGAACGTGATCCTTTCGCTGTTCGGGGCGATTCCCGGCATCGGCAATGCCATCGAAACCTGGATCAAGGGCGACTTCGGCGTTTCCGGCATTACCCTCAACCGTTTCTTCGCGCTGCACGTGGTGGCGGTGCCGCTGGTGCTGCTCGGCCTGGTGCTGTTCCACCTGATCGCGCTGCACGAAGTGGGCTCCAACAATCCCGACGGCGTGGAGATCAAGAAGCACAAGGACCCGGCGACCGGCATCCCGCTCGACGGCATCCCGTTCCATCCGTACTACACCATGAAGGATATCTGCGGCGTGATCGTGTTCATCGCGATCTTCTCCGCCATCATCTTCTTCGCGCCTGGCATGCACGGGCTGTTCCTGGAACCGTCCAATTTCGAACCCGCCAATCCACTCAAGACCCCGCCCGACATCCATCCGCTGTGGTACTTCGGACCCTACTACGCGATCCTGCGCTCTATCCCCAACAAGGATCTGGGCGCGCTGGCACTGCTGGTGGCCATCGTGATCCTGTTCTTCCTCCCGTGGCTGGATCGCAACCCGGTGAAGTCCATCCGCTACCGCGGCTCACTGTACCGCTGGGTATTGGTGCTGTTCGCCGTGACTTTCCTGGTGCTCGGTTACATCGGCATGCAACTCGCCACGCTGTTCTGGGCGGAGATCGGCCAGCGGCTTTCGGAGTTGTACTTCCTGTTCTTCGTGGCGGCGTGGGTGTATTCCCGGCCGCGCTCGCGCGTTTTTCTGATCAGCACCTTCGTGGTGGTAATGATCATCATCTCGTTGCTCGACTGGATGAGCTGGGTGCCGAGCATTGCGCACCTCAAGATGTGGTCGTGGCTGATTCCGTTCGGCTACTGCGTGATTTTCCTGTTGTGGCCGGCAGTCATACCCAGGCTCATGCAGCCCAAGCCGGTGCCGGAGCGTGTGCGGACCAAAGCGCGGCACGAGACTCACGTGGGGGTGGCGGCCGAATGA
- a CDS encoding RNA polymerase factor sigma-54 encodes MKATLGLRQTQRLSMTPEMRQALGLLQMSALELRDTVQNALEHNLLLESDADQSETQFPDVGEPSAEAPEQDPAEAGDAEELPLADMDSADPASALGAGGEEDWPEPAAPTGASLQEHLRAQLDLAHLSAHDKAIGALLIDSINDDGYLSDGLEELRLALGDQGARPEPEEMDAVLHHLQALDPPGVAARNLAECLGIQLRQQPATPARDLALQLVSKHLEDLAAHAHSQLARLLNVSAQELAAAVVLVQSLNPRPGTALASSTVDFVIPDVVVSRRDGRWVVELNPETAPRLRVNALYAAALGRRRNGANADLGRQLQEARWLVRSLRMRNETLLRVARSIVRRQMEFLNRGEEAMRPLMLKEIAAELSLHESTISRVVANKYLAAPRGTLAFRHFFSNELSTDDGGALSATATRALIRKLVAGENPQQPLSDDRITRELVSRGIRVARRTVAKYRESMAIPAAHERKRVATQRQHEERKE; translated from the coding sequence TTGAAAGCCACACTCGGACTCCGGCAAACCCAACGGCTCAGCATGACGCCGGAGATGCGCCAGGCCTTGGGATTGCTGCAGATGTCGGCGCTGGAACTGCGCGACACGGTGCAGAACGCGCTGGAGCACAACCTGCTGCTGGAAAGCGACGCGGACCAGTCCGAGACGCAATTCCCCGACGTTGGCGAGCCTTCTGCGGAGGCGCCCGAGCAAGACCCGGCGGAAGCCGGCGATGCCGAAGAGCTGCCGTTGGCCGACATGGACAGTGCCGATCCTGCCTCCGCCCTGGGTGCGGGCGGAGAAGAGGACTGGCCCGAACCCGCCGCGCCGACCGGCGCCAGCCTGCAGGAGCATCTGCGTGCGCAGCTGGACCTCGCGCACCTGAGTGCCCACGACAAGGCCATCGGCGCATTGCTCATAGACAGCATCAACGACGACGGTTACCTGAGCGACGGCCTCGAGGAACTGCGCCTAGCACTCGGCGATCAGGGAGCTCGGCCGGAGCCCGAAGAAATGGATGCCGTGCTGCATCACCTGCAGGCCCTGGATCCGCCGGGCGTGGCGGCGCGCAACCTTGCCGAGTGCCTCGGCATCCAGCTGCGCCAGCAGCCGGCCACCCCGGCGCGCGACCTGGCGCTGCAGCTGGTGAGCAAGCATCTCGAGGATCTCGCGGCGCACGCGCATTCCCAGCTCGCGCGCCTGCTGAACGTGAGCGCGCAGGAGCTGGCCGCCGCCGTGGTCCTGGTGCAGTCGCTCAATCCGCGCCCGGGCACCGCCTTGGCTTCCAGCACCGTGGATTTCGTGATCCCGGACGTGGTGGTTTCACGGCGTGACGGCCGCTGGGTGGTGGAACTTAACCCCGAGACAGCGCCGCGCCTGCGCGTCAATGCCCTGTATGCCGCGGCGCTCGGACGGCGGCGCAACGGCGCGAATGCCGACCTGGGACGGCAGCTGCAGGAGGCGCGCTGGCTGGTACGCAGCCTGCGCATGCGCAACGAAACCCTGCTGCGCGTGGCGCGCAGCATCGTGCGCCGGCAGATGGAGTTTCTCAATCGCGGCGAGGAAGCCATGCGCCCGCTGATGCTCAAGGAAATCGCCGCCGAACTCAGCTTGCACGAATCCACCATCTCGCGGGTGGTGGCCAACAAATACCTGGCGGCGCCGCGCGGCACGCTCGCATTCCGGCACTTTTTTTCCAACGAATTGTCTACTGATGACGGCGGCGCATTGTCGGCTACCGCCACCCGCGCCCTGATCCGCAAACTGGTCGCCGGCGAGAATCCGCAACAGCCGCTGAGCGATGACCGCATTACCCGGGAACTCGTGAGCCGCGGCATCCGCGTGGCACGACGCACGGTCGCCAAGTACCGTGAGTCCATGGCCATACCCGCGGCTCACGAGCGCAAACGCGTGGCAACGCAGCGTCAACACGAGGAACGCAAGGAGTAA
- the murA gene encoding UDP-N-acetylglucosamine 1-carboxyvinyltransferase, which produces MDKLFINGGRPLEGEIRISGAKNATLPILAATLLADSPVTIGNVPHLHDVTTTIELLGSMGVGVTIDEHMRIEVDPASIREFYAPYELVKTMRASILVLGPLVTKFGRADVSMPGGCAIGTRPVNLHISGLEAMGATIKVENGYIRAQAERLHGARILMDMVSVTGTENIMMAATLADGTTVIENAAREPEVVDLARCLVQMGAKIKGEGTDTVVVEGVKKLHGTQYNVLPDRIETGTYLCAGALTGGHVRVKDTRPELLEAVIAKLEETGAKVGKGRNWIEVDMQGRRPHAVDVRTAPYPAFPTDMQAQFTALNVVAEGTGTITETVFENRFMHVLEMQRMGADVRLEGNTAISQGVEHLTGAPVMATDLRASASLVLAGLVAQGETVVDRIYHIDRGYETIEEKLGQLGAKIRRVPA; this is translated from the coding sequence TTGGACAAGCTCTTCATCAACGGCGGCCGTCCCCTCGAGGGGGAGATCCGCATTTCCGGCGCCAAGAACGCCACGCTGCCGATTCTCGCCGCCACGCTGCTGGCCGACAGTCCGGTCACCATCGGCAACGTGCCGCACCTGCACGATGTCACCACCACCATCGAATTGCTGGGCAGCATGGGCGTGGGCGTCACCATCGATGAACACATGCGCATCGAGGTGGACCCTGCGAGCATCCGCGAGTTCTATGCGCCCTATGAACTGGTGAAGACCATGCGTGCGTCGATTCTGGTGCTCGGACCGCTAGTCACCAAATTTGGACGCGCCGACGTGTCCATGCCCGGTGGCTGCGCCATCGGCACGCGCCCGGTGAATCTGCACATCTCCGGCCTCGAAGCCATGGGCGCGACGATCAAGGTGGAGAACGGCTACATCCGCGCCCAGGCCGAGCGGCTGCACGGTGCGCGCATCCTCATGGACATGGTATCGGTGACCGGCACCGAGAACATCATGATGGCGGCGACTCTCGCCGACGGCACCACGGTAATCGAAAATGCGGCGCGCGAGCCGGAAGTCGTGGACCTGGCGCGTTGTCTGGTGCAGATGGGTGCGAAAATCAAGGGCGAGGGCACGGATACCGTGGTAGTTGAGGGCGTCAAGAAGCTGCACGGTACGCAATACAACGTGCTGCCGGACCGCATCGAGACCGGCACGTATCTGTGCGCCGGCGCGTTGACCGGCGGGCATGTGCGCGTCAAGGACACGCGGCCCGAGCTGCTCGAAGCGGTGATTGCAAAACTCGAAGAGACCGGCGCGAAAGTCGGCAAGGGCAGAAACTGGATCGAGGTGGACATGCAGGGCCGCCGTCCGCACGCGGTGGACGTGCGCACCGCGCCTTATCCCGCGTTTCCCACCGACATGCAGGCACAGTTCACCGCGCTCAACGTGGTGGCCGAAGGTACCGGCACCATCACCGAAACCGTATTCGAAAACCGCTTCATGCACGTGCTGGAGATGCAGCGCATGGGCGCCGACGTGCGCCTCGAGGGCAACACCGCCATCAGCCAGGGTGTCGAGCATCTGACGGGCGCACCGGTCATGGCTACCGATTTGCGCGCCTCCGCGAGTCTGGTGCTCGCGGGGCTGGTGGCGCAGGGGGAGACCGTGGTGGACCGCATCTATCATATAGACCGCGGCTACGAAACCATCGAAGAAAAGCTCGGCCAGTTGGGCGCGAAGATCCGCCGCGTGCCGGCCTGA
- a CDS encoding trypsin-like peptidase domain-containing protein: MPMRTLAGALSFALRAVVVGLAIAFVVVYFHPSLLTGPGRLAPYGDAGSYASAVTASSTSVVNVFSARRTRAPQLPGAPLGRSDFDNLPPRVRTQTSLGSGVIVSPDGYILTNYHVISGAEAIQVGLADGRSAPARVVGVDPDTDLALIKIGLPGLRPIDMGRSDDLHVGDVVLAIGDPYGVGQTVTHGIVSALGRSQLGLSTFENFIQTDASINPGNSGGALVDVHGRLVGINTALFSPNGSSTGIGFAIPVNLARGVMQQLIAYGRVRRGYLGVEPQDITPQLAAAFRLNSTDGFIITSLAPNGPGSRAGLVPGDVIQSIDGKPVINSHDALDRIAGQPPGTLVTLGGVHQGKAFSVKVKIAERPVQASS, encoded by the coding sequence ATGCCGATGCGGACTTTGGCGGGTGCCCTTTCCTTTGCGCTGCGCGCGGTGGTCGTTGGCCTGGCGATCGCGTTCGTGGTGGTGTACTTCCACCCGTCGCTGCTCACCGGTCCGGGTCGGCTTGCGCCTTATGGCGACGCCGGGTCATACGCCTCCGCGGTGACGGCCTCGTCTACGTCGGTGGTGAACGTATTCAGCGCACGGCGCACGCGCGCTCCGCAACTCCCCGGTGCACCCTTGGGGCGCAGCGATTTCGACAACCTGCCGCCGCGCGTCCGCACCCAGACCAGTTTGGGTTCCGGCGTGATCGTCAGCCCCGACGGCTACATCCTCACCAATTACCACGTGATCAGCGGCGCCGAGGCCATACAGGTGGGGCTTGCCGACGGGCGCAGCGCGCCAGCACGGGTGGTGGGCGTGGACCCGGACACCGACCTGGCGCTTATCAAGATCGGCCTCCCCGGTTTGCGGCCCATCGACATGGGGCGCTCGGACGATCTGCACGTGGGCGACGTGGTGCTGGCCATCGGCGACCCCTATGGCGTCGGCCAGACCGTGACGCACGGCATCGTGAGCGCTCTCGGCCGCAGCCAGCTCGGCCTGAGCACCTTCGAGAATTTCATCCAGACAGATGCGTCCATCAACCCCGGCAACTCCGGTGGCGCGCTGGTCGACGTGCACGGCCGGCTGGTCGGCATCAATACCGCGCTGTTTTCGCCGAACGGCAGCTCCACCGGCATCGGCTTCGCTATTCCCGTAAACCTGGCGCGCGGCGTCATGCAGCAGCTTATTGCCTACGGACGCGTGCGCCGCGGTTACCTGGGCGTCGAGCCGCAGGACATCACCCCGCAACTGGCCGCGGCCTTCCGGTTGAACAGCACCGACGGGTTCATCATTACCAGCCTGGCGCCGAACGGGCCGGGCAGCCGTGCGGGCCTGGTGCCCGGCGACGTGATTCAAAGCATAGACGGCAAGCCGGTCATCAACAGCCACGATGCACTCGACCGCATCGCCGGGCAGCCGCCCGGCACCTTGGTGACGCTGGGCGGCGTCCATCAGGGCAAAGCGTTTAGCGTCAAGGTGAAAATCGCCGAGCGGCCCGTACAGGCCAGCAGCTGA